Proteins found in one Paenibacillus sp. FSL R10-2782 genomic segment:
- the xylA gene encoding xylose isomerase, which translates to MVYFEQVSKINFEGKQSDNPFAFKFYNPQEIVAGKTMEEHLRFSMAYWHTLVAGGSDPFGVETAERPWSKFTGLDLAKARVEAAFELLDKLNLPYFAFHDVDIAPEGASLKEFYSNLDTIVDLIEEHMKATGKKLLWNTANMFSHPRYLHGAATTCNADVYAHAAAQIKKGLEVGKRLGADNYVFWGGREGYETLLNTDLKLEQDNLGRMFHLAVDYAREIGFDAQFLIEPKPKEPTKHQYDFDAATTIAFLQKYDLDSHFKLNLEANHATLAGHTFDHEVRVARINGMLGSLDANQGDLLLGWDTDEFPVDLYDATLTMYEVLQNEGLGRGGINFDAKVRRASFEPEDLFLAHIAGMDTYAKGLKVAAKLIEDRVFEDFIEKRYSSFKEGIGADIVSGKATLASLAEYALANEAPRKNVSGRQEYLKATLNQYILAD; encoded by the coding sequence ATGGTTTATTTCGAGCAGGTATCTAAAATTAATTTTGAGGGCAAGCAATCCGACAATCCTTTTGCGTTCAAATTTTATAATCCTCAGGAAATTGTAGCGGGAAAAACGATGGAGGAGCATTTGCGTTTTAGCATGGCTTATTGGCATACACTCGTTGCAGGCGGCTCCGATCCATTTGGGGTAGAGACAGCGGAACGCCCATGGTCCAAATTCACCGGGCTGGATTTGGCGAAGGCCCGTGTGGAAGCTGCTTTTGAGCTGCTGGATAAGCTGAACCTGCCATATTTTGCTTTCCATGATGTGGATATTGCACCAGAAGGCGCGTCGCTGAAGGAATTTTATAGCAATCTGGATACCATCGTGGATTTGATTGAGGAGCATATGAAGGCAACGGGTAAAAAGCTGCTGTGGAACACGGCGAATATGTTCAGCCATCCACGTTACTTGCATGGGGCTGCGACGACTTGCAATGCAGATGTATACGCACACGCAGCGGCCCAGATAAAGAAAGGCCTGGAAGTGGGCAAACGTCTGGGCGCGGACAACTATGTGTTCTGGGGAGGTCGTGAAGGCTACGAAACGCTGCTGAATACAGATTTGAAGCTGGAGCAGGACAATTTGGGACGGATGTTCCATCTGGCCGTAGACTATGCGCGGGAAATTGGCTTTGATGCCCAGTTCCTGATCGAGCCGAAGCCGAAGGAGCCAACCAAGCACCAGTATGATTTTGATGCGGCAACGACGATTGCTTTCCTGCAAAAATATGATCTGGATTCGCATTTCAAGCTCAATCTGGAGGCTAACCATGCGACTTTGGCGGGTCATACCTTTGATCATGAAGTGCGTGTAGCACGGATTAACGGTATGTTGGGATCATTGGATGCCAATCAGGGAGATTTGCTGCTGGGCTGGGATACGGACGAATTCCCGGTTGATCTGTATGATGCAACCCTGACCATGTATGAAGTGCTGCAAAATGAGGGCTTGGGCCGTGGCGGTATCAATTTTGATGCCAAGGTGCGTAGAGCATCGTTTGAGCCAGAAGACTTGTTCCTTGCGCACATCGCAGGTATGGATACGTATGCGAAAGGCCTGAAAGTAGCCGCCAAACTGATCGAGGATCGCGTGTTCGAGGACTTTATTGAGAAGCGCTATAGCAGCTTTAAAGAAGGTATTGGAGCAGACATCGTATCCGGTAAAGCAACGCTTGCTTCTTTGGCTGAATATGCACTGGCGAACGAAGCACCACGTAAAAACGTATCCGGTCGTCAGGAGTATCTGAAAGCCACATTAAATCAATACATTTTGGCGGATTAA
- a CDS encoding ROK family transcriptional regulator, whose amino-acid sequence MNVTGDQALVKKLNKSIVLERIRLHAPLSRAQLSSQTGLNKATVSNLVAELITDGLVYETGLGESSGGRKPLMLLFNSRAGFVLGIEVSVQYIKGALTDLAGTIETELTFPLAQHDPAFVMEQIQKLVQELMQTAPQSPHGIVGIGLGVPGMVDESGTVLFAPNLGWEEVPLRQQLEAELGLPVVVDNEANVGAQGELYYGMDSDHRQLVRDLVYISAGSGIGAGIIIDGKPYQGAWGYAGETGHMSIDWNGRLCSCGSRGCWELYASEKAYAASTFKLPAHSTAELLSFALQGDTNTLSVYRDIGRYLGVGITNIVNSLNPGMLIIGGPLAEARPWLEQSMREVIDERALPYHRRELQIRFSTLGSRSTMLGAAYAATAPFLGRVRVSL is encoded by the coding sequence ATGAATGTCACTGGCGATCAGGCGCTTGTCAAAAAGCTGAATAAATCCATTGTGCTGGAGCGTATTCGCCTCCATGCCCCCCTGTCCCGGGCGCAATTATCCAGTCAAACCGGGTTAAATAAGGCTACCGTCTCCAACCTGGTGGCGGAGCTGATCACCGACGGGCTTGTATATGAAACAGGATTAGGTGAATCGAGCGGCGGGCGCAAGCCTTTAATGCTGCTGTTTAACAGCCGTGCGGGCTTTGTTCTCGGCATCGAGGTCAGCGTGCAGTATATCAAGGGCGCTCTGACCGATTTGGCAGGAACCATTGAAACTGAGCTTACCTTCCCCCTTGCGCAGCATGATCCTGCTTTTGTTATGGAGCAGATTCAAAAACTGGTTCAGGAACTGATGCAGACAGCCCCTCAATCCCCTCACGGTATCGTCGGTATTGGGCTAGGGGTGCCGGGTATGGTGGATGAATCGGGAACTGTTTTGTTCGCACCCAATCTGGGCTGGGAAGAGGTTCCGCTGCGGCAACAGCTTGAGGCAGAGCTTGGACTTCCCGTAGTGGTGGATAACGAAGCCAATGTCGGTGCGCAAGGCGAGCTGTACTATGGTATGGATAGCGATCACCGGCAGCTGGTGCGGGATCTGGTCTACATTAGTGCAGGGTCCGGGATCGGAGCAGGGATTATCATTGACGGCAAGCCGTATCAAGGAGCCTGGGGGTACGCCGGAGAGACAGGTCATATGTCCATTGACTGGAACGGGCGGCTCTGCTCCTGCGGTAGCCGGGGCTGCTGGGAGCTGTATGCCTCGGAGAAGGCGTATGCGGCATCCACTTTCAAGCTGCCCGCACACAGTACAGCCGAATTACTGTCGTTTGCCCTGCAAGGTGATACGAATACGTTAAGCGTCTATCGTGATATCGGGCGATATTTGGGCGTGGGCATTACCAACATTGTGAACAGCCTCAACCCTGGAATGCTTATCATCGGCGGTCCACTGGCGGAAGCCAGACCATGGCTGGAACAGAGTATGCGTGAGGTGATTGATGAACGTGCCTTGCCCTATCACCGACGGGAGCTGCAAATCCGTTTTTCCACGCTTGGCAGCCGTTCGACCATGCTAGGCGCTGCCTATGCAGCGACAGCCCCTTTTCTCGGGCGTGTACGGGTATCTTTGTAA
- a CDS encoding 6-phospho-beta-glucosidase — translation MTEIKRTFPEGFLWGGAVAANQVEGAWNVDGKGISTADMAIYKRNVSKSDYKKHNSMTEEHIQKAMQDTSDHDYPKRQGIDFYHRYPEDLALFGEMGFKTLRVSIAWTRIFPNGDEDKPSEAGLQFYDRLFDEMHKNGIEPLVTLSHYEMPMYLVNHYGGWTQRKVVDFFIHFCKTVFTRYKNKVKHWITFNEIDSIVRHPFTSGGIIPERFENVEQAVYQGLHHQFVASALAVKYCHEIVPGSKIGCMLTRLTTYPHTCNPQDMLAAFKANQFNYFFTDVQVRGAYPHYMKRFFHEKGIVIEKLERDDEILKTHPVDFISFSYYMSLVASADSEGMEKVSGNTIGGVKNPYLETSDWGWQVDPVGLRLSLNELYSRYEVPLFIVENGLGAYDKVEEDGSIQDDYRIDYFRAHFEQMHEAILDGVELMGYTSWGAIDLVSYSSSEMEKRYGFIYVDKDNDGNGTLERKRKKSFYWYKDVISNNGL, via the coding sequence GTGACAGAGATCAAAAGAACATTTCCAGAAGGCTTTCTATGGGGAGGAGCTGTAGCCGCGAACCAGGTAGAAGGAGCCTGGAATGTCGATGGTAAAGGGATATCTACAGCAGATATGGCTATTTACAAAAGGAATGTTAGCAAAAGTGATTACAAAAAACACAATTCAATGACCGAGGAACATATCCAAAAGGCGATGCAGGACACATCAGATCATGATTATCCCAAACGCCAGGGAATTGATTTCTATCACCGCTATCCTGAAGATTTAGCATTGTTTGGTGAAATGGGCTTTAAAACGTTGCGGGTATCTATTGCATGGACGCGCATTTTTCCAAACGGGGATGAGGACAAGCCCAGCGAGGCTGGATTGCAATTTTATGATCGGCTGTTTGATGAAATGCATAAAAATGGAATCGAGCCGCTTGTCACCCTGTCTCACTACGAAATGCCGATGTATCTTGTCAATCATTACGGGGGCTGGACCCAACGGAAGGTTGTAGATTTCTTTATTCATTTTTGTAAAACCGTGTTTACAAGATACAAAAATAAAGTAAAGCACTGGATCACTTTTAATGAAATAGATAGTATCGTTCGGCATCCGTTTACGAGCGGTGGGATTATACCGGAACGCTTTGAAAATGTAGAGCAGGCGGTTTATCAGGGGTTGCATCATCAATTTGTGGCTAGTGCTTTGGCTGTGAAATACTGTCACGAAATTGTTCCCGGCTCGAAAATCGGCTGTATGTTAACCCGGCTGACGACGTACCCGCACACCTGTAATCCGCAGGATATGCTTGCAGCGTTTAAAGCGAATCAGTTTAACTATTTTTTCACAGATGTACAGGTTCGTGGTGCGTACCCGCATTATATGAAACGCTTCTTCCATGAAAAGGGGATCGTGATTGAAAAGCTTGAGAGAGACGATGAAATTTTAAAAACGCATCCGGTGGATTTCATTTCCTTTAGTTACTATATGTCGCTCGTTGCCAGTGCAGATAGTGAAGGCATGGAAAAAGTCAGTGGGAATACGATTGGCGGCGTTAAAAATCCTTATCTTGAAACGAGTGATTGGGGCTGGCAGGTTGACCCGGTCGGCTTGCGACTTTCTCTTAACGAGCTGTACAGCCGCTATGAAGTACCATTGTTCATTGTAGAGAATGGTTTGGGAGCGTACGACAAGGTGGAGGAAGACGGTAGTATTCAGGATGATTACCGTATTGATTACTTCCGTGCTCATTTTGAACAAATGCATGAAGCCATTCTGGACGGGGTTGAACTGATGGGTTACACCAGTTGGGGGGCTATTGATTTGGTCAGCTATTCCTCATCTGAAATGGAAAAAAGATACGGATTTATATATGTGGATAAAGACAACGACGGTAACGGAACGCTTGAAAGAAAACGAAAAAAAAGCTTCTACTGGTATAAAGATGTGATCTCCAATAACGGTTTGTAA
- a CDS encoding PRD domain-containing protein, translating to MKVIKVLNTSIVLAKREDHKEIIVMGKGIGFKSKPGDFVDENEIEKIYVLENESMSSDLTALMKETPKEYLIMADEIISYAKSVLSSHLNEHLYISLTDHLFMATKRFKDHMTIQNRMLWEVKKFYPEEFGIGLYALTLIEKRIGLKLPEEEAANIAFHLVNAQQTDNNMNQVLLMTNTVKDILNIIKIHYQIELDTHSINYSRFLTHLQFFVQRLLEHKMLDSQDQELMSQIVNKYPEEEKCALTIQQYIGAKFELSIPDEELMYLIIHLKRVMSRN from the coding sequence ATGAAAGTAATAAAAGTTCTCAATACGAGTATTGTGCTTGCCAAACGTGAGGATCACAAAGAGATTATCGTGATGGGGAAAGGTATCGGCTTTAAAAGCAAACCTGGTGACTTCGTCGATGAGAACGAGATCGAAAAGATATATGTTCTTGAAAATGAAAGTATGTCTTCCGATTTGACAGCCTTAATGAAGGAAACTCCCAAGGAGTATTTGATTATGGCAGATGAAATCATATCTTATGCCAAAAGCGTTCTATCCAGTCACTTGAATGAACATCTATATATTTCCCTGACAGACCATCTGTTTATGGCAACCAAACGGTTTAAAGACCACATGACGATTCAGAACCGGATGCTTTGGGAGGTCAAAAAGTTTTACCCGGAAGAGTTTGGCATTGGTCTGTATGCGCTCACCTTGATTGAAAAGCGAATCGGTCTCAAGCTGCCTGAAGAGGAAGCGGCGAATATCGCCTTTCATCTGGTCAACGCTCAACAGACCGATAACAATATGAACCAAGTTTTATTGATGACCAATACGGTCAAAGACATTTTGAACATCATTAAAATCCATTACCAAATCGAACTGGATACCCACAGCATCAACTATTCACGGTTTTTAACGCACCTTCAATTTTTTGTTCAGAGATTACTTGAACATAAAATGTTGGATTCTCAAGACCAGGAATTAATGAGCCAGATTGTGAACAAGTATCCAGAAGAAGAGAAGTGCGCGTTAACGATTCAACAGTATATTGGAGCCAAATTTGAGCTTTCTATTCCTGACGAAGAACTAATGTACCTGATTATTCACTTAAAACGAGTCATGAGCAGAAATTAA
- a CDS encoding beta-glucoside-specific PTS transporter subunit IIABC has translation MNYKDIAQAIFNKVGGNDNINSVIHCSTRLRMTLRKPELAQTDEIKALDGVMGAVNSGGQYQVIIGNDVGYVYNELVKLLDPDKSSSDEAEKVKADRSLKGLFNTFASMIAGIFQPIIPAIAASGMLKALLLLCTVTGIMSKESQTYMVLSVIADAAFYFLPMLLAFSSAQKFKTNPFVSVLLGGVLLHPNLISLLGGEKAVTFAGLPVASVQYATSVIPIILTIWFMSYIEKFADKISPGPVKIFLKPLIVILIVAPVALIALGPLGTYLGLGMSNGVFWIQERIGWLTVVLMSIVMPLIVMFGMHKVFYPIIFAALASPGYETLVLIAMLASNMAQGAGAFAVSLKTKDPKFKQIALSAGISGVFGITEPALYGVHLRLKKTLFACMIGAGVAGLFAGLVNLKAYAAVGPGFASLPMFISEDHSNLVYALITMAISIVVTFIAVYVIGFKDTVTEPVKTESRPEPAQAQGKSIKSKIVIFAPMEGSVVPLQQVKDEAFSQEAMGKGIAIQPSSGKVVAPFDGTVETVFRTKHSIGLKSVEGVELLIHIGLDTVKLKGQHFTVHVQEGDVIKHGQLLIEFELEAIQKAGFDTITPIIVTNTPDYLEIMSHENSGKTGPEKPLITVL, from the coding sequence ATGAATTACAAAGATATCGCACAAGCCATTTTTAATAAAGTGGGTGGGAACGATAATATTAACAGTGTCATTCATTGCTCTACTCGATTGAGAATGACGCTCCGTAAACCGGAATTGGCACAAACAGATGAAATTAAAGCCTTGGACGGGGTTATGGGGGCCGTGAATAGCGGTGGACAATATCAGGTCATCATAGGGAATGATGTAGGCTATGTCTACAATGAGCTGGTCAAATTGCTGGACCCGGATAAATCGTCCTCGGATGAAGCCGAAAAAGTGAAGGCAGACCGAAGCCTTAAGGGATTGTTTAATACCTTTGCTAGCATGATCGCAGGTATTTTCCAGCCTATTATCCCGGCCATTGCCGCTTCAGGGATGCTAAAAGCATTGCTCTTGCTGTGTACAGTAACCGGAATCATGAGCAAGGAAAGCCAAACGTACATGGTTTTAAGTGTAATCGCGGATGCGGCATTTTATTTTCTGCCTATGCTGCTGGCTTTCTCCAGCGCACAGAAATTCAAGACCAATCCCTTCGTATCCGTACTGCTTGGGGGCGTGCTGCTTCATCCAAACTTAATCAGTTTGTTAGGTGGTGAGAAGGCAGTCACATTTGCGGGCCTTCCCGTAGCGTCGGTACAGTATGCCACCTCTGTTATTCCCATTATTTTGACCATATGGTTCATGTCCTATATTGAGAAATTTGCTGATAAAATCTCTCCTGGACCTGTGAAAATATTTTTAAAACCATTAATCGTTATTCTGATTGTCGCGCCTGTCGCTCTCATTGCTTTAGGGCCGCTGGGGACGTATCTGGGCTTGGGGATGTCAAACGGTGTATTCTGGATTCAGGAAAGAATTGGCTGGCTTACGGTAGTGTTGATGTCTATCGTGATGCCGCTAATCGTCATGTTCGGCATGCACAAAGTATTTTATCCTATCATATTTGCTGCGCTGGCTTCACCAGGATATGAAACATTGGTACTGATTGCCATGTTGGCTTCCAATATGGCACAAGGCGCTGGTGCGTTTGCCGTCTCGCTGAAAACAAAAGATCCCAAGTTCAAACAAATCGCTTTGTCCGCAGGTATTTCAGGGGTATTCGGAATTACAGAGCCTGCCTTGTACGGCGTGCATTTACGCCTGAAAAAAACACTGTTCGCTTGCATGATTGGAGCTGGTGTTGCCGGATTGTTTGCCGGACTTGTGAATCTAAAAGCTTATGCCGCCGTGGGTCCTGGTTTTGCATCACTGCCAATGTTTATCAGTGAAGATCACTCCAATCTGGTGTATGCGCTCATTACGATGGCCATTTCGATCGTTGTGACGTTTATAGCAGTATACGTGATCGGATTTAAGGATACGGTTACCGAACCGGTCAAAACAGAATCTCGTCCCGAGCCTGCTCAAGCACAAGGTAAGAGCATCAAGTCCAAAATCGTTATTTTTGCACCTATGGAGGGCAGCGTTGTTCCCTTGCAGCAGGTAAAGGATGAAGCGTTCTCTCAGGAAGCCATGGGCAAAGGGATTGCTATTCAACCAAGTAGCGGAAAAGTGGTCGCACCTTTTGACGGCACCGTGGAAACTGTGTTCCGCACCAAGCATTCCATAGGCTTAAAATCTGTTGAAGGCGTAGAACTGCTCATTCATATTGGTTTGGATACCGTTAAGCTGAAGGGCCAGCATTTTACGGTGCATGTGCAAGAAGGTGACGTCATTAAGCATGGACAGCTTCTGATTGAATTCGAGCTTGAAGCCATACAAAAGGCGGGATTTGATACGATAACTCCAATTATTGTGACCAATACGCCGGACTATCTGGAGATCATGAGTCATGAAAATTCAGGAAAGACAGGGCCAGAGAAGCCTCTGATTACTGTACTTTAA
- a CDS encoding glutaredoxin family protein encodes MEKAIVYTSTHCPHCRQVKSYLTEKGVEYEERNIETNDAFAQEVWDMGIRAVPLTLIGEERISGMNKTKFEKVLNA; translated from the coding sequence ATGGAAAAAGCAATTGTATACACATCTACACACTGCCCGCATTGCCGTCAAGTGAAAAGCTATTTGACTGAGAAGGGCGTAGAGTACGAAGAGCGCAACATCGAAACCAATGATGCTTTCGCTCAAGAAGTTTGGGACATGGGCATTCGTGCCGTTCCATTGACCCTGATCGGAGAAGAACGTATTTCCGGCATGAACAAAACCAAGTTTGAAAAAGTATTGAACGCTTAA